From Choloepus didactylus isolate mChoDid1 chromosome 19, mChoDid1.pri, whole genome shotgun sequence, one genomic window encodes:
- the SPAG4 gene encoding sperm-associated antigen 4 protein isoform X1, with translation MRRSPRPGSTVPPHKHMPNFYSDNSNSSVSATSRASSGHRSAGPGPGEPEGRRAQGSSCGEPALSAGVSGGTTWAGSRQKPASRSHKGPTACGAATVRGGASEPAGSPIVSEEPLDLLSTLDLRQEMPPPRVSKSFLSQLFEVLSVLLSLVGDVLVSVYREVCTIRFLLTSVSLLSLFLAALWWGLLYLVPPLENEPKEMLTLSEYHERVRSQGQQLQQLQAELDKLHKEMSSVRATNSERVAKLVFQRLNEDFVRKPDYALSSVGASIDLEKTSHDYEDTDTAYFWNRFSFWNYARPPTVILEPDVFPGNCWAFEGDQGQVVIRLPGRVQLSDITLQHPPPSVAHTGGANSAPRDFAVYGLQVDDETEVFLGKFIFDVEKSEIQTFHLQNNPPAAFPKVKIKILSNWGHPRFTCLYRVRAHGVRPSEGAGDSATGDTGGPH, from the exons ATGCGGCGGAGCCCCCGTCCGGGCTCCACCGTGCCCCCGCACAAGCACATGCCCAACTTCTACAGCGACAACAGCAACAGCTCAGTGAGCGCCACCTCGAGGGCCAGCAGCGGGCACCGGTCAGCTGGGCCAGGGCCCGGGGAGCCCGAGGGTAGAAGAGCCCAGGGCTCGAGCTGCGGTGAGCCCGCCTTGAGCGCAGGAGTGTCCGGAGGAACCACATGGGCTGGAAGTCGGCAGAAGCCCGCGTCCCGGAGCCACAAGGGGCCGACCGCCTGTGGCGCGGCAACCGTGAGGGGCGGGGCCTCGG AACCGGCTGGGTCTCCCATAGTCTCTGAGGAGCCGCTCGACCTTCTCTCGACCCTGGATCTGAGGCAGGAGATGCCTCCTCCGCGGGTGTCCAAGAGCTTCCTGA GCCAGCTCTTCGAGGTACTGAGCGTGTTGTTATCCCTGGTTGGAGACGTGCTGGTCAGTGTGTACAG GGAGGTCTGTACCATCCGCTTCCTGCTCACGTCTGTGTCTCTGCTGAGCCTCTTTCTGGCAG CTCTCTGGTGGGGGCTCCTGTACCTTGTCCCTCCTTTGGAGAAT GAACCTAAGGAGATGTTGACTCTAAG TGAGTACCACGAGCGCGTGCGCTCCCAggggcagcagctgcagcagctccagGCCGAGCTGGATAAACTCCACAAGGAGATGTCCAGCGTTCGCGCAACCAACAGCGAG AGAGTGGCCAAGCTCGTGTTTCAGAGGCTGAATGAGGACTTTGTGCGGAAACCAGACTATGCGCTGAGCTCTGTGG GAGCCTCCATCGACCTAGAGAAGACATCCCACGATTACGAGGACACGGACACTGCCTACTTCTGGAATCGCTTCAGCTTCTGGAACTACGCGCGCCCGCCCACGGTTATCTTGGAG CCAGATGTGTTCCCTGGGAATTGCTGGGCTTTTGAGGGCGATCAGGGCCAGGTGGTGATCCGGCTGCCGGGTCGTGTGCAGCTGAGCGACATCACTCTGCAGCATCCTCCGCCCAGCGTGGCGCACACGGGGGGAGCCAACAGCGCCCCCCGGGACTTCGCAGTCTAT GGCCTCCAGGTTGATGACGAGACTGAAGTTTTCTTGGGGAAATTCATTTTTGACGTGGAGAAATCTGAAATTCAGACTTTCCACCTGCAG AATAACCCCCCAGCTGCCTTTCCCAAGGTGAAGATCAAGATTCTAAGCAACTGGGGCCACCCTCGCTTCACTTGTTTGTATCGAGTCCGTGCCCATGGCGTGCGACCCTCAGAGGGGGCAGGGGACAGTGCCACAGGGGACACTGGGGGGCCCCATTAA
- the SPAG4 gene encoding sperm-associated antigen 4 protein isoform X2, producing the protein MGWKSAEARVPEPQGADRLWRGNQPAGSPIVSEEPLDLLSTLDLRQEMPPPRVSKSFLSQLFEVLSVLLSLVGDVLVSVYREVCTIRFLLTSVSLLSLFLAALWWGLLYLVPPLENEPKEMLTLSEYHERVRSQGQQLQQLQAELDKLHKEMSSVRATNSERVAKLVFQRLNEDFVRKPDYALSSVGASIDLEKTSHDYEDTDTAYFWNRFSFWNYARPPTVILEPDVFPGNCWAFEGDQGQVVIRLPGRVQLSDITLQHPPPSVAHTGGANSAPRDFAVYGLQVDDETEVFLGKFIFDVEKSEIQTFHLQNNPPAAFPKVKIKILSNWGHPRFTCLYRVRAHGVRPSEGAGDSATGDTGGPH; encoded by the exons ATGGGCTGGAAGTCGGCAGAAGCCCGCGTCCCGGAGCCACAAGGGGCCGACCGCCTGTGGCGCGGCAACC AACCGGCTGGGTCTCCCATAGTCTCTGAGGAGCCGCTCGACCTTCTCTCGACCCTGGATCTGAGGCAGGAGATGCCTCCTCCGCGGGTGTCCAAGAGCTTCCTGA GCCAGCTCTTCGAGGTACTGAGCGTGTTGTTATCCCTGGTTGGAGACGTGCTGGTCAGTGTGTACAG GGAGGTCTGTACCATCCGCTTCCTGCTCACGTCTGTGTCTCTGCTGAGCCTCTTTCTGGCAG CTCTCTGGTGGGGGCTCCTGTACCTTGTCCCTCCTTTGGAGAAT GAACCTAAGGAGATGTTGACTCTAAG TGAGTACCACGAGCGCGTGCGCTCCCAggggcagcagctgcagcagctccagGCCGAGCTGGATAAACTCCACAAGGAGATGTCCAGCGTTCGCGCAACCAACAGCGAG AGAGTGGCCAAGCTCGTGTTTCAGAGGCTGAATGAGGACTTTGTGCGGAAACCAGACTATGCGCTGAGCTCTGTGG GAGCCTCCATCGACCTAGAGAAGACATCCCACGATTACGAGGACACGGACACTGCCTACTTCTGGAATCGCTTCAGCTTCTGGAACTACGCGCGCCCGCCCACGGTTATCTTGGAG CCAGATGTGTTCCCTGGGAATTGCTGGGCTTTTGAGGGCGATCAGGGCCAGGTGGTGATCCGGCTGCCGGGTCGTGTGCAGCTGAGCGACATCACTCTGCAGCATCCTCCGCCCAGCGTGGCGCACACGGGGGGAGCCAACAGCGCCCCCCGGGACTTCGCAGTCTAT GGCCTCCAGGTTGATGACGAGACTGAAGTTTTCTTGGGGAAATTCATTTTTGACGTGGAGAAATCTGAAATTCAGACTTTCCACCTGCAG AATAACCCCCCAGCTGCCTTTCCCAAGGTGAAGATCAAGATTCTAAGCAACTGGGGCCACCCTCGCTTCACTTGTTTGTATCGAGTCCGTGCCCATGGCGTGCGACCCTCAGAGGGGGCAGGGGACAGTGCCACAGGGGACACTGGGGGGCCCCATTAA
- the RBM12 gene encoding RNA-binding protein 12 isoform X2, with the protein MAYCVTLVQLSISCDHLIDKDIGSKSDPLCVLLQDAGGGTWVELGRTERVRNCSNPEFSKTLQLEYHFEIVQKLRFGIYDIDNKTPELGDDDFLGGAECSLGQIVSSQILTLPLMLKAGKPAGQGTITVSAQELKDSRVVTMEVEARNLDKKDFLGKSDPFLEFFRQGDGKWHLTYRSEVIKNNLNPTWKRFSVPLQHFCGGDPSTPIQVQCLDYDSDGSHDLIGTFQASLAQLQAVPAKFECIHPEKQQKKKSYKNSGTICVKICQVETEYSFLDYVMGGCQINFTVGIDFTGSNGDPSSPDSLHYLSPSGVNEYLTALWSVGSVVQDYDSDKLFPAFGFGAQVPPDWQVSHEFALNFNPTNPYCTGIQGIVDAYRQALPQVRLYGPTNFAPIINHVARFAAQAAHQGTASQYFVLLLLTDGAVTDVEATHKALVHASHLPMSVIIVGVGSADFEAMEQLDADGGPLHTRSGEVAARDIVQFVPYCRFQNAPREALAQNVLAEVPTQLVSYFKAQGWAPVRPLTSQAKGPAQAAQA; encoded by the exons ATGGcctactgtgtgaccttggttcAGCTGTCCATTTCCTGTGACCACCTTATTGACAAGGACATCGGCTCCAAGTCTGACCCACTCTGTGTCCTTTTACAGGATGCAGGCGGGGGCACCTGGGTTGAG CTTGGCCGGACTGAGCGAGTACGGAACTGCTCAAACCCTGAGTTCTCCAAGACCCTACAGCTTGAGTACCATTTTGAAATAGTCCAGAAGCTCCGCTTTGGCATCTATGACATAGACAACAAGACACCTGAGCTGGGGGACGATGACTTCCTAGGGGGTGCTGAGTGTTCCCTGGGACAG ATTGTATCCAGCCAGATACTGACTCTCCCCTTGATGCTGAAGGCTGGAAAACCTGCTGGACAGGGGACCATCACA GTCTCAGCTCAGGAGTTAAAGGACAGTCGTGTAGTAACTATGGAGGTGGAGGCCAGAAACCTAGATAAGAAG GACTTCCTAGGAAAATCGGATCCGTTCTTGGAGTTCTTCCGCCAGGGTGATGGGAAATGGCACCTGACATACAGATCTGAG GTAATCAAGAACAATCTGAACCCTACATGGAAACGCTTCTCAGTCCCTCTTCAGCACTTCTGTGGGGGAGACCCCAGCACACCCATCCAG GTGCAATGCTTGGACTATGACAGTGATGGCTCACATGACCTCATTGGCACCTTCCAAGCCAGTCTGGCCCAGCTACAAGCAGTCCCA GCCAAGTTTGAATGCATCCACCCTGAGAagcagcagaaaaagaaaagctacaaGAACTCTGGAACTATCTGTGTCAAGATTTGCCAG GTAGAAACAGAGTATTCCTTCCTGGACTATGTGATGGGAGGCTGTCAAATCAACTTCACG gtGGGGATAGACTTCACTGGCTCCAATGGAGACCCCTCCTCACCCGACTCCCTGCACTACCTAAGCCCATCAGGTGTCAATGAGTACCTGACAGCACTGTGGAGTGTGGGCAGCGTGGTTCAGGACTATGACTC GGACAAACTGTTCCCAGCATTTGGATTTGGGGCTCAGGTGCCCCCTGACTGGCAG GTCTCCCATGAATTTGCTTTGAACTTCAACCCCACTAACCCCTACTGTACAG GCATCCAGGGCATTGTGGATGCCTACCGCCAAGCCCTGCCCCAAGTTCGTCTCTATGGCCCCACCAACTTTGCACCTATCATCAACCATGTGGCCAGGTTTGCAGCCCAGGCTGCACATCAAGGGACTGCCTCG CAATACTTCGTGCTGTTGCTGCTGACTGATGGTGCTGTGACAGATGTGGAGGCCACACACAAGGCTCTGGTGCACGCCTCACACCTGCCCATGTCAGTGATCATCGTGGGTGTGGGCAGCGCTGACTTCGAGGCCATGGAGCAGCTAGACGCTGATGGTGGGCCCCTGCATACACGATCTGGGGAGGTGGCTGCCCGCGACATAGTGCAGTTTGTGCCCTACTGCCGCTTCCAGAAT GCCCCTCGGGAGGCACTGGCGCAGAATGTGCTTGCAGAAGTACCCACACAGTTGGTTTCCTACTTCAAGGCCCAGGGTTGGGCCCCAGTCAGACCGCTTACTTCTCAAGCCAAGGGCCCTGCACAGGCTGCCCAGGCCTAG
- the RBM12 gene encoding RNA-binding protein 12 isoform X3: MHMAYCVTLVQLSISCDHLIDKDIGSKSDPLCVLLQDAGGGTWVELGRTERVRNCSNPEFSKTLQLEYHFEIVQKLRFGIYDIDNKTPELGDDDFLGGAECSLGQIVSSQILTLPLMLKAGKPAGQGTITVSAQELKDSRVVTMEVEARNLDKKDFLGKSDPFLEFFRQGDGKWHLTYRSEVIKNNLNPTWKRFSVPLQHFCGGDPSTPIQVQCLDYDSDGSHDLIGTFQASLAQLQAVPAKFECIHPEKQQKKKSYKNSGTICVKICQVETEYSFLDYVMGGCQINFTVGIDFTGSNGDPSSPDSLHYLSPSGVNEYLTALWSVGSVVQDYDSDKLFPAFGFGAQVPPDWQVSHEFALNFNPTNPYCTGIQGIVDAYRQALPQVRLYGPTNFAPIINHVARFAAQAAHQGTASQYFVLLLLTDGAVTDVEATHKALVHASHLPMSVIIVGVGSADFEAMEQLDADGGPLHTRSGEVAARDIVQFVPYCRFQNAPREALAQNVLAEVPTQLVSYFKAQGWAPVRPLTSQAKGPAQAAQA, encoded by the exons ATGGcctactgtgtgaccttggttcAGCTGTCCATTTCCTGTGACCACCTTATTGACAAGGACATCGGCTCCAAGTCTGACCCACTCTGTGTCCTTTTACAGGATGCAGGCGGGGGCACCTGGGTTGAG CTTGGCCGGACTGAGCGAGTACGGAACTGCTCAAACCCTGAGTTCTCCAAGACCCTACAGCTTGAGTACCATTTTGAAATAGTCCAGAAGCTCCGCTTTGGCATCTATGACATAGACAACAAGACACCTGAGCTGGGGGACGATGACTTCCTAGGGGGTGCTGAGTGTTCCCTGGGACAG ATTGTATCCAGCCAGATACTGACTCTCCCCTTGATGCTGAAGGCTGGAAAACCTGCTGGACAGGGGACCATCACA GTCTCAGCTCAGGAGTTAAAGGACAGTCGTGTAGTAACTATGGAGGTGGAGGCCAGAAACCTAGATAAGAAG GACTTCCTAGGAAAATCGGATCCGTTCTTGGAGTTCTTCCGCCAGGGTGATGGGAAATGGCACCTGACATACAGATCTGAG GTAATCAAGAACAATCTGAACCCTACATGGAAACGCTTCTCAGTCCCTCTTCAGCACTTCTGTGGGGGAGACCCCAGCACACCCATCCAG GTGCAATGCTTGGACTATGACAGTGATGGCTCACATGACCTCATTGGCACCTTCCAAGCCAGTCTGGCCCAGCTACAAGCAGTCCCA GCCAAGTTTGAATGCATCCACCCTGAGAagcagcagaaaaagaaaagctacaaGAACTCTGGAACTATCTGTGTCAAGATTTGCCAG GTAGAAACAGAGTATTCCTTCCTGGACTATGTGATGGGAGGCTGTCAAATCAACTTCACG gtGGGGATAGACTTCACTGGCTCCAATGGAGACCCCTCCTCACCCGACTCCCTGCACTACCTAAGCCCATCAGGTGTCAATGAGTACCTGACAGCACTGTGGAGTGTGGGCAGCGTGGTTCAGGACTATGACTC GGACAAACTGTTCCCAGCATTTGGATTTGGGGCTCAGGTGCCCCCTGACTGGCAG GTCTCCCATGAATTTGCTTTGAACTTCAACCCCACTAACCCCTACTGTACAG GCATCCAGGGCATTGTGGATGCCTACCGCCAAGCCCTGCCCCAAGTTCGTCTCTATGGCCCCACCAACTTTGCACCTATCATCAACCATGTGGCCAGGTTTGCAGCCCAGGCTGCACATCAAGGGACTGCCTCG CAATACTTCGTGCTGTTGCTGCTGACTGATGGTGCTGTGACAGATGTGGAGGCCACACACAAGGCTCTGGTGCACGCCTCACACCTGCCCATGTCAGTGATCATCGTGGGTGTGGGCAGCGCTGACTTCGAGGCCATGGAGCAGCTAGACGCTGATGGTGGGCCCCTGCATACACGATCTGGGGAGGTGGCTGCCCGCGACATAGTGCAGTTTGTGCCCTACTGCCGCTTCCAGAAT GCCCCTCGGGAGGCACTGGCGCAGAATGTGCTTGCAGAAGTACCCACACAGTTGGTTTCCTACTTCAAGGCCCAGGGTTGGGCCCCAGTCAGACCGCTTACTTCTCAAGCCAAGGGCCCTGCACAGGCTGCCCAGGCCTAG